The Cellulomonas sp. P24 genome contains a region encoding:
- a CDS encoding tyrosine-type recombinase/integrase: protein MAGSAASVMAAGVSFLAPEEAVLEAMLAGWAAQQTSRLLAATTIEQRLLLVRRLVSFTNAYPWTWAPSDVEEWTTALVGRGLAHSTLRNYQMSVQLFCGYVTDRRYGWDEVCEQRFGTHPVQVFHEWNTAAHRDQGEARPGNRPLSRQELQRFFDYCDERVATVGRSGRKGWLAAFRDAALFKTVYAFGLRRREVAMLDLADLSGNPHAEQFGRYGAVSVRYGKAMKGGTPRRRTVLTTMGWAAGTLAEWVEEIRPGYASASTTLWPTERGAAISTDHINARFAAYRDQCGLPRDLGPHCLRHSYITHLIEDGFDHLFVQQQVGHSWGSTTAGYTSVGSDYKNQALRRALGRAFTDPATP, encoded by the coding sequence GTGGCTGGCTCGGCGGCGTCGGTGATGGCCGCTGGCGTGTCGTTCCTCGCCCCGGAGGAGGCGGTCCTGGAGGCGATGTTGGCGGGTTGGGCCGCCCAGCAGACGTCGCGCCTCCTGGCGGCGACGACGATCGAGCAACGGTTGTTGTTGGTGCGTCGGCTGGTCTCGTTCACCAACGCCTACCCGTGGACATGGGCTCCGAGCGATGTCGAGGAGTGGACGACCGCGTTGGTCGGTCGGGGGTTGGCGCACTCGACGCTGCGCAACTATCAGATGTCGGTGCAGCTGTTCTGCGGGTACGTCACCGACCGCCGCTACGGCTGGGACGAGGTGTGCGAGCAGCGGTTCGGTACCCACCCGGTGCAGGTGTTCCACGAGTGGAACACCGCGGCGCACCGCGACCAGGGCGAGGCCCGGCCCGGGAACCGTCCACTCAGCCGCCAGGAGCTGCAGAGGTTCTTCGACTACTGCGACGAGCGGGTGGCCACGGTGGGCAGGTCCGGGCGCAAGGGCTGGCTGGCGGCGTTTCGTGACGCGGCCTTGTTCAAGACGGTGTACGCCTTCGGGCTGCGTCGCCGGGAGGTGGCGATGCTCGACCTGGCCGACCTGTCGGGCAACCCGCACGCCGAGCAGTTCGGCCGCTACGGCGCGGTCTCGGTGCGTTACGGCAAGGCGATGAAGGGCGGTACGCCGCGCCGGCGCACGGTACTGACCACGATGGGCTGGGCCGCCGGCACCCTCGCGGAGTGGGTCGAGGAGATCCGCCCGGGTTACGCCAGCGCGTCGACGACGTTGTGGCCGACCGAGCGGGGCGCGGCGATCTCGACTGATCACATCAACGCCCGGTTCGCCGCCTACCGCGACCAGTGCGGTCTGCCGCGCGACCTGGGACCGCACTGCCTGCGTCATTCGTACATCACGCACCTGATCGAGGACGGGTTCGACCACCTGTTCGTTCAGCAGCAGGTCGGCCACTCGTGGGGGTCGACCACCGCTGGGTACACGTCGGTCGGGTCGGACTACAAGAACCAGGCGCTGCGTCGGGCCCTGGGCCGGGCGTTCACCGATCCGGCTACGCCGTGA
- a CDS encoding NRAMP family divalent metal transporter — protein sequence MTSDTSPTPAQRETAVLDSAHVGDIEGAFGTIRLGDDAPRPRLSMKLRTLLAIVGPGLIVMVGDNDAGAFGTYTEAGQNYGTRLLWTLLLLVPVLYVNQEMVLRLGAVTGVGHARLILERFGKFWGAFSVIDLFILNALTIVTEFIGISLGLRYLGIAQVPGVIMAAVVVIAAVSTGSFKRFERVSMVLVAGSLLLVPIFFMVHPGMGQIAHDVLIPGMPPGAELSTVMLLIIGIVGTTVAPWQLFFQQSYVIDKRITPRFMSYEKVDLWIGIVMVIVGAGAIMTFTYTTFAGHPEFGAFTDALGVAKGLGTYVSPVAGVLFAIALIDASIIGAAAVGLSTSYALGDVLGLKHSLHRKPREAKGFYAVFAGLLVVAATVVLIPGSPLGLLTVGVQTLAGVLLPSATVFLLLLCNDKQVLGPWVNGRWLNLFTGLVIAVLVMMSIVLTASVLYPNITAVTILWILGGGSAIAIAVGVGLAVHRRRHPAATVAPVDKSLRASWRMPPLNLLALPELSASRRAGLSVLRTYLFIAMALVVVRVVQLALGR from the coding sequence ATGACCAGCGACACGAGCCCCACACCAGCACAGCGGGAGACCGCGGTTCTTGACTCCGCGCACGTCGGCGACATCGAAGGCGCATTTGGAACGATCCGTCTAGGTGACGACGCTCCGCGTCCGCGGCTCTCGATGAAGCTGCGCACGCTGCTCGCGATCGTCGGCCCCGGGCTGATCGTCATGGTCGGTGACAACGACGCCGGAGCCTTCGGCACTTACACCGAAGCCGGTCAGAACTACGGGACGCGCCTGCTGTGGACCCTGCTCCTGCTGGTGCCGGTGCTCTACGTAAACCAGGAGATGGTGCTGCGCCTGGGCGCGGTCACCGGGGTTGGCCATGCGCGGTTGATCCTGGAGCGGTTCGGCAAGTTCTGGGGCGCGTTCAGCGTGATCGACCTGTTCATCCTCAACGCGCTCACGATCGTCACCGAGTTCATCGGCATCAGCCTGGGTCTGCGCTATCTGGGGATCGCCCAGGTCCCGGGGGTGATCATGGCTGCTGTCGTGGTCATCGCGGCGGTGAGCACCGGGTCGTTCAAGCGGTTCGAGCGCGTGAGCATGGTCCTGGTCGCCGGATCGCTGCTGCTGGTACCGATCTTCTTCATGGTGCACCCGGGCATGGGTCAGATCGCTCACGACGTCCTGATCCCCGGCATGCCACCGGGGGCCGAACTGTCGACCGTGATGCTGCTGATCATCGGGATCGTCGGCACCACGGTTGCCCCGTGGCAGCTGTTCTTCCAGCAGTCCTACGTCATCGACAAGCGGATCACACCTCGGTTCATGAGCTATGAGAAGGTCGATCTGTGGATCGGGATCGTCATGGTGATTGTCGGCGCCGGGGCGATCATGACGTTCACCTACACGACGTTCGCGGGACATCCCGAGTTCGGCGCCTTCACCGACGCGCTGGGGGTCGCGAAGGGACTGGGCACCTACGTGAGCCCCGTGGCCGGTGTCCTGTTCGCGATCGCGCTGATCGATGCGTCGATCATCGGGGCGGCTGCGGTCGGGCTCTCGACGTCGTACGCCCTTGGTGACGTGCTCGGGCTCAAGCACTCGCTGCACCGCAAGCCACGTGAGGCCAAGGGCTTCTACGCGGTTTTTGCTGGGTTGCTTGTGGTCGCCGCCACGGTCGTGCTGATCCCGGGCAGCCCGCTCGGCCTGCTCACCGTGGGTGTCCAGACCCTTGCTGGGGTGCTGCTTCCGTCTGCGACGGTGTTCCTGCTGCTTCTGTGCAACGACAAGCAGGTCCTCGGACCGTGGGTCAACGGCCGGTGGCTGAACCTGTTCACCGGGCTAGTCATCGCCGTGCTCGTGATGATGTCCATCGTGCTCACTGCGAGCGTCCTGTACCCGAACATCACGGCGGTGACGATTCTGTGGATACTAGGAGGTGGCAGCGCAATCGCCATCGCGGTCGGAGTCGGTCTCGCGGTTCACAGGCGTCGCCATCCGGCTGCGACGGTGGCACCGGTCGACAAGAGCCTTCGGGCCAGCTGGCGGATGCCCCCACTGAACCTCCTTGCGTTGCCGGAGCTCTCAGCAAGCAGGCGCGCGGGACTTTCCGTGCTGCGCACGTATCTGTTCATCGCGATGGCGCTCGTGGTCGTGAGGGTTGTGCAGCTCGCGCTCGGTCGCTGA
- a CDS encoding phosphatase PAP2 family protein, which translates to MDLTEFDDIGEVLLLSFCGIMALVFAAVVAELRLAQFIKDPTASPRPRRSARSAPARRRALLRAVAAMRPGRRVLTVAWKLVTTATVVLTVVVMTGATLRFDARTLPWFTWLDHTEIGHGVARILVMGGQFWLAGSVVVLLAVYRSIQARNLRPAAVTGAAIMTMSVSLWLVKVLVGRTAPHSGANEVLDGGMSFPSGHAATATVCLLLGVALGAGPAQVLSRRGRAMFGAASAGSAVVGVCTVVLGYHWLSDAVAGWMIGVVIALPAIRWLVPAP; encoded by the coding sequence GTGGACCTGACCGAATTCGACGACATCGGCGAGGTCCTGCTGCTGTCCTTCTGCGGGATTATGGCGCTGGTGTTCGCGGCAGTCGTCGCCGAACTGCGGCTAGCGCAGTTCATCAAGGACCCGACAGCTTCGCCTCGCCCCCGCCGCTCTGCCAGGTCGGCCCCGGCCAGACGGCGGGCGCTGCTGCGCGCGGTGGCCGCCATGCGCCCGGGCAGGCGCGTGCTCACCGTTGCCTGGAAGCTGGTCACGACCGCAACCGTGGTGCTGACCGTGGTGGTCATGACCGGTGCCACCCTTCGATTCGACGCCCGCACCCTGCCGTGGTTCACCTGGCTGGACCACACCGAGATCGGGCACGGGGTGGCGCGGATCTTGGTGATGGGCGGCCAGTTCTGGTTGGCCGGCAGCGTGGTCGTGCTGCTGGCGGTCTATCGCAGCATCCAGGCGCGCAACCTGCGCCCGGCCGCCGTGACAGGCGCAGCAATCATGACGATGAGCGTCTCGCTTTGGCTCGTGAAGGTTCTGGTGGGGCGAACGGCGCCCCATTCGGGGGCCAACGAGGTCCTGGACGGTGGGATGTCGTTCCCGTCCGGGCATGCAGCGACTGCGACGGTGTGTCTGCTGCTGGGCGTTGCGCTGGGAGCCGGGCCAGCCCAGGTGCTCAGCCGGCGGGGGCGGGCGATGTTCGGTGCGGCGAGCGCCGGCAGCGCGGTGGTCGGGGTGTGCACCGTCGTACTCGGCTACCACTGGCTTTCCGATGCTGTGGCCGGCTGGATGATCGGTGTGGTAATCGCACTGCCGGCCATCCGCTGGCTGGTGCCCGCTCCGTAG
- a CDS encoding helix-turn-helix transcriptional regulator, with product MAPARKLGYDWHLRLRMAERGMFATTDLVPLLAERGVVLSAAQVYRLVTQTPERLSLRTLMALCDILACSPNDLIEPVAAARRSRATGTGGGAVPALGDGGRGRVPRRAEIHRDR from the coding sequence ATGGCACCCGCCCGCAAGCTGGGATACGACTGGCACCTGAGACTGCGGATGGCCGAACGGGGCATGTTCGCCACCACCGACCTGGTGCCGCTGCTGGCCGAGCGTGGCGTGGTCCTGTCGGCCGCGCAGGTCTACCGCCTGGTCACCCAGACCCCCGAACGCCTGAGCCTGCGCACGCTGATGGCCCTGTGCGACATCCTGGCCTGCAGCCCCAACGATCTGATCGAACCGGTCGCGGCGGCCCGCCGGTCCCGGGCAACGGGCACTGGCGGAGGGGCAGTGCCCGCGCTCGGGGACGGTGGGCGGGGGCGGGTTCCGCGGCGAGCCGAGATCCACCGCGACCGGTGA
- a CDS encoding magnesium transporter MgtE N-terminal domain-containing protein codes for MRGPRSLRSGKGLVVNNIVVEDAELPVVYLSSLLRHPVVDMKGKPLGKLADAIVRLRAGEYPQVSALVVQVSSGVVYVPIADVSAMSGERIELSTARLDVRPFERRAGEVLLRADVLGHRLIDVEHAALVRANDILLTRVQDQWVVTGLDVRGRAWWGGAKSNGSHHSRDWRSFEALIGHEPSVLVRSTFGQLQRLKAAQIADLIETASVKEQDELLTQVHEDPELEADVFEELDEDRLTQLLRTRSAADVASVLDRMRADDAADAVTDLPQDRRQAVLDLLNEPQRVKVMSLLGYHDATAGGLMGVEFIRISENGTVDDAISLVRAATGHQPEALTSIFSVDDEDRLVGAISLVRALQVPPSSLLRDVAESDPVHAAPQDDIVDVTTRMADFNLLVLPVVDDRGRIIGVVTVDDALEAALPQDWRRREPQSHVSST; via the coding sequence ATGCGCGGCCCGCGCTCGCTACGTTCCGGAAAGGGTCTGGTCGTGAACAACATCGTCGTCGAGGACGCTGAGCTTCCCGTCGTCTACCTGTCGTCTTTGCTCAGGCACCCGGTGGTCGACATGAAGGGCAAGCCGCTCGGCAAGCTTGCCGATGCGATTGTCAGACTCAGAGCCGGTGAGTACCCCCAGGTCAGCGCGCTGGTCGTGCAGGTCTCTTCGGGCGTCGTCTACGTTCCGATTGCTGACGTCTCGGCGATGAGCGGGGAGAGGATCGAGCTCTCCACAGCGCGGTTGGACGTGCGTCCGTTCGAGCGCCGGGCCGGTGAGGTCCTGTTGCGAGCGGACGTGCTCGGCCACCGGTTGATCGACGTTGAGCACGCGGCTCTCGTGAGGGCCAACGACATTTTGCTGACCCGGGTCCAGGATCAGTGGGTCGTCACGGGTCTCGACGTACGCGGGAGGGCCTGGTGGGGCGGGGCGAAGAGCAACGGAAGTCACCACTCGCGTGACTGGCGCTCGTTCGAAGCCTTGATCGGGCATGAGCCTTCGGTGCTCGTACGATCCACGTTCGGTCAGCTGCAGCGCCTCAAAGCCGCCCAGATCGCCGACCTGATCGAGACGGCCTCGGTGAAGGAGCAGGACGAGCTCCTGACTCAGGTCCATGAGGACCCCGAGCTTGAGGCCGACGTCTTCGAGGAGCTCGACGAGGACCGGCTCACGCAGCTCTTGCGGACTCGCAGCGCAGCGGACGTTGCATCCGTCCTTGACCGCATGCGTGCCGATGACGCGGCCGATGCCGTCACGGACCTGCCCCAGGACCGCCGTCAAGCAGTCCTGGACCTGCTGAACGAGCCCCAACGCGTCAAGGTCATGAGTCTCCTCGGCTACCACGACGCCACGGCAGGTGGGCTGATGGGGGTGGAGTTCATTCGGATCTCCGAGAATGGGACCGTTGATGACGCGATCTCCCTCGTGCGCGCGGCGACCGGGCATCAGCCCGAGGCCCTGACCAGCATCTTCAGTGTGGATGACGAAGATCGACTGGTCGGCGCGATCAGCCTGGTTCGGGCGCTCCAGGTCCCCCCGAGCTCTCTGCTTCGCGATGTCGCGGAGTCCGACCCCGTGCACGCCGCGCCCCAGGATGACATCGTCGACGTGACGACCCGGATGGCCGACTTCAACCTCCTGGTGCTGCCCGTGGTTGACGACCGCGGACGCATCATCGGTGTCGTCACCGTCGACGACGCGCTCGAAGCGGCCCTGCCCCAAGACTGGCGCCGCAGGGAACCACAGTCACACGTGTCATCGACCTGA